One segment of Streptomyces bathyalis DNA contains the following:
- a CDS encoding DUF3817 domain-containing protein: protein MKKSVLTRYRVMAYVTAVMLLVLCTCMTFKYGFGMGEDLTFVVSQAHGLLYMIYLVVAFDLGQKARWPFGKLLWILVSGTIPTAAFFVERKVVREVAPLVEDGRTAAAEA from the coding sequence ATGAAGAAGTCCGTACTGACCCGGTACCGGGTGATGGCCTACGTCACCGCCGTGATGCTGCTGGTGCTGTGCACCTGCATGACGTTCAAGTACGGCTTCGGCATGGGCGAGGATCTGACCTTCGTGGTCTCCCAGGCTCACGGTCTCCTCTACATGATCTACCTGGTCGTCGCCTTCGACCTGGGTCAGAAGGCCCGCTGGCCGTTCGGCAAGCTGCTGTGGATCCTGGTCTCCGGGACGATTCCCACCGCGGCCTTCTTCGTCGAGCGCAAGGTCGTGCGCGAGGTCGCGCCGCTGGTCGA
- a CDS encoding AIM24 family protein produces MPFREINSKMVEALVQPGQRLFSQRGAMIAYKGDVRFTPNMQGGQGGVMSMIGRRVANEATPLMTVEGQGTVMFGHGGHHVEVIELDGDTLCVEADRLLAFDGTLEQGTLFLGSDGGVMGMVRGQVTGQGLFTTTLRGKGSVAVMAHGGIIQLPVTPDRPVHVDPQAYVAHHGDVRNKLSTALGWRDMVGRGSGEGFQLELSGNGAVFVQASEEKL; encoded by the coding sequence ATGCCGTTCCGCGAGATCAACTCCAAGATGGTCGAGGCCCTTGTGCAGCCCGGGCAGCGGCTGTTCAGCCAGCGCGGCGCCATGATCGCCTACAAGGGCGACGTCCGCTTCACGCCCAACATGCAGGGCGGCCAGGGCGGCGTGATGTCCATGATCGGGCGCCGTGTGGCGAACGAGGCGACGCCGCTGATGACCGTCGAGGGGCAGGGCACCGTGATGTTCGGCCACGGTGGTCACCACGTCGAGGTGATCGAACTGGACGGCGACACCCTCTGCGTCGAGGCCGACCGGCTGCTCGCCTTCGACGGGACGCTTGAGCAGGGCACGCTCTTCCTCGGCTCCGACGGCGGCGTGATGGGCATGGTGCGCGGCCAGGTCACCGGCCAGGGCCTGTTCACCACGACCCTCAGGGGCAAGGGCTCGGTCGCGGTGATGGCGCACGGCGGCATCATCCAGCTGCCGGTCACCCCTGACCGCCCCGTGCACGTCGACCCGCAGGCCTACGTCGCGCACCACGGCGACGTGCGCAACAAGCTGTCCACGGCTCTCGGCTGGCGCGACATGGTGGGCCGCGGCTCGGGCGAGGGCTTCCAGCTCGAACTGTCAGGAAACGGCGCCGTGTTCGTTCAGGCAAGTGAGGAGAAGCTGTGA
- a CDS encoding sensor histidine kinase, producing the protein MRSWPVRTRAALGATLVVAIALVAAGIAVVGVLRDGLAGNARLQAEATARQVAAQVSDVDASSVGEDVDGLDGDSDEPVQVIGPGGRVLGAGETLRGRGPVADFNRPESDEDPEERDEDGEVDSDSEERTLSLPTDEDGSAKADFTVVGVQGKTRDGTPVTVYAGASLKDQQEAVSSVTQAMLMGLPLLLVVVGGVTWLVTRRALRPVEGIRSEMAGIMASTDLSRRVPEPDARDEVARLARTTNDTLAALEASVERQRRFVADVSHELRSPIASLRTQLEVGAAHPDLLDVDGAVQDTVRLQQLATDLLLLARLDAGERPGNAPVALGALVREELAQQEWGPHPVELGEMADGQVTGSRAQLARVVINLLQNAQRHAASRVSVSVREARDGAGRWVELEVGDDGPGVPEAERERIFERFVRLDDARSRDEGGAGLGLAIARDVASRHGGTLTVTEGSRFVLRLPAAA; encoded by the coding sequence GTGCGTAGCTGGCCCGTCCGTACGCGCGCCGCGCTCGGCGCGACCCTCGTGGTGGCGATCGCGCTGGTGGCCGCCGGGATCGCCGTGGTGGGAGTGCTGCGGGACGGGCTGGCCGGCAACGCGCGGCTCCAGGCGGAGGCGACCGCCCGGCAGGTGGCTGCACAGGTCTCCGATGTGGACGCGTCGAGCGTCGGCGAGGACGTCGACGGACTCGACGGCGACTCGGACGAGCCGGTCCAGGTCATCGGCCCCGGCGGAAGGGTGCTCGGGGCTGGGGAGACGCTGCGCGGGAGGGGCCCCGTCGCGGACTTCAACCGGCCCGAGAGCGACGAGGACCCGGAGGAGCGGGACGAGGACGGCGAGGTCGACAGCGACAGCGAGGAACGGACGCTCTCCCTCCCCACGGACGAGGACGGTTCGGCCAAGGCGGACTTCACCGTGGTCGGAGTGCAGGGGAAGACCCGCGACGGAACCCCCGTCACCGTCTACGCGGGCGCCTCGCTCAAGGACCAGCAGGAAGCGGTCTCCTCCGTCACGCAGGCGATGCTCATGGGACTGCCACTGCTGCTGGTGGTCGTCGGCGGTGTCACCTGGCTCGTGACGCGGCGTGCGCTGCGGCCCGTGGAGGGAATCCGCAGCGAGATGGCCGGGATCATGGCCAGCACCGACCTGTCGCGCCGCGTGCCCGAACCGGACGCACGGGACGAGGTGGCGCGCCTTGCCCGCACGACGAACGACACCCTCGCCGCCCTGGAGGCGTCCGTGGAGCGGCAGCGAAGGTTCGTGGCCGACGTCTCGCACGAGCTGCGCAGTCCCATCGCGTCCCTGCGCACACAGCTCGAGGTGGGCGCCGCGCACCCCGATCTGCTGGATGTGGACGGTGCCGTCCAGGACACCGTGCGACTCCAGCAGCTGGCAACGGACCTCCTGCTCCTCGCCCGCCTGGACGCCGGTGAGCGGCCCGGGAACGCCCCGGTCGCGCTGGGCGCGCTCGTACGGGAGGAGCTGGCGCAGCAGGAGTGGGGACCGCACCCCGTGGAGCTGGGGGAGATGGCGGACGGTCAGGTGACGGGCTCGCGGGCGCAGCTGGCGCGAGTGGTGATCAACCTGCTCCAGAACGCGCAGCGGCACGCGGCCTCGCGGGTCTCGGTGTCCGTACGGGAGGCCCGGGACGGGGCCGGCCGGTGGGTGGAGCTGGAGGTCGGCGACGACGGCCCCGGCGTGCCGGAGGCCGAGAGGGAGCGCATCTTCGAGCGCTTCGTGCGGCTCGACGACGCCCGCAGCCGCGACGAGGGCGGTGCGGGGCTCGGCCTCGCCATCGCCCGCGACGTGGCATCGCGGCACGGCGGGACCCTGACCGTCACGGAAGGCTCACGCTTCGTCCTGCGGCTGCCGGCGGCGGCCTGA
- a CDS encoding AIM24 family protein: MTAPQILDVTTLPSDDNVNAFTFCVELNGQWFLQKGKMIAYYGQIDFSGVGHGHLDGLVASSFHSPLHAADWVVAEGRGKMLLADRAFDVNSYDLEDGNLTVRSGNLLAFEPTLSLKQSIVPGFLTLIGTGKFVAASNGAVHFVEPPVRVDPQALVGWADCPSPCHHYDHGYLKGLLGGIRAMTGMGGASGEEHQFEFVGAGTVLIQSSETLMAEQATGAVPNEAGVPGGGQHGGRQGGQQTPQLPGQLGSLQRRFGM; encoded by the coding sequence GTGACCGCCCCGCAGATCCTGGACGTCACGACCCTGCCGTCCGACGACAACGTGAACGCCTTCACCTTCTGCGTGGAGCTCAACGGCCAGTGGTTCCTGCAGAAGGGCAAGATGATCGCCTACTACGGGCAGATCGACTTCAGCGGCGTGGGCCACGGGCATCTCGACGGCCTCGTCGCGAGCAGCTTCCACTCGCCGCTGCACGCGGCCGACTGGGTCGTCGCCGAGGGCCGCGGCAAGATGCTGCTCGCCGACCGGGCCTTCGACGTCAACTCCTACGACCTGGAGGACGGCAACCTCACGGTGCGCTCCGGGAATCTCCTGGCCTTCGAGCCGACGCTGTCGCTGAAGCAGTCGATCGTCCCGGGCTTCCTCACCCTGATCGGGACGGGCAAGTTCGTCGCCGCGTCCAACGGCGCGGTGCACTTCGTCGAGCCGCCGGTGCGCGTCGACCCGCAGGCCCTGGTCGGCTGGGCGGACTGCCCCTCGCCCTGCCACCACTACGACCACGGCTACCTCAAGGGCCTGCTGGGCGGCATCAGGGCCATGACAGGCATGGGCGGTGCCTCCGGCGAGGAGCACCAGTTCGAGTTCGTGGGCGCGGGCACCGTCCTGATCCAGTCGAGCGAGACGCTCATGGCGGAACAGGCGACGGGCGCGGTGCCGAACGAGGCGGGCGTCCCGGGCGGCGGCCAGCACGGGGGCCGGCAGGGCGGCCAGCAGACTCCGCAGCTCCCCGGCCAGCTCGGAAGCCTGCAGCGCAGGTTCGGGATGTGA
- a CDS encoding MarR family winged helix-turn-helix transcriptional regulator: protein MDTDNGPDGTRWLTADEQRAWRIHLDVNRLLMYQLERDLQPFGLTMNDYEILVNLSESAEHRMRMSDLAASTLQSKSRLSHQITRMEKAGLVRRENCESDKRGLFAVLTEDGWETMRSVAPHHVDSVRRHLIDRMSPEDLEHLHETLLPVAEKLRAERGRF, encoded by the coding sequence ATGGACACCGACAACGGCCCCGACGGCACCCGTTGGCTCACCGCTGACGAGCAGAGAGCTTGGCGCATCCATCTGGACGTGAACCGGTTGCTCATGTACCAGCTGGAGCGCGACCTCCAGCCGTTCGGCCTGACCATGAACGACTACGAAATCCTTGTGAACCTCTCCGAGTCCGCGGAACACCGGATGCGGATGAGCGACCTGGCGGCCTCCACTCTCCAGTCCAAGAGCCGGCTGTCGCACCAGATCACGCGCATGGAGAAGGCGGGTCTGGTCCGCCGTGAGAACTGCGAGTCCGACAAGCGCGGCCTCTTCGCCGTACTGACCGAGGACGGCTGGGAGACGATGCGCAGCGTCGCGCCCCATCACGTCGATTCCGTGCGGCGCCACCTCATCGACCGCATGTCGCCGGAGGACCTCGAGCACCTGCACGAGACGCTCCTGCCGGTGGCCGAAAAACTCCGCGCCGAGCGCGGCCGCTTCTAG
- a CDS encoding NACHT domain-containing protein has product MGVRDVHNTVVNSTVGTLIQAGVLDLHVHVDLPAGPSQDPVELAADSLRGALFRQWRAEASAWDMAAPERISVRWTLKWDCADHARNVGLPRSSYEVLPSSMADALAGLPHRRMVLLGGPGAGKTTEAVLLALELLRRPRSSGPGTTEHRSLVPVVLSLETWDTEREHFDAWLMRRITEDHRGLPGVDGRHPAARLVSERRVLPVLDGLDELPGHRRRGVLDRLRSELTDDMPLVLTSRSDAYRELFGQGRVVPRAAVFEAEPIAAADAVDHLSLAAPPELAPRWEPVFEEMLEVPREPVAEALSSPLMLWLARKVYDDPQSDPAELVDVGRFPTAAAIESHLLDRIVDVTFTRPPASPDRLHAPGQWNPLRARRWLGHLARHLEAWRITEIAWWQLHRAWLPRLLALPALFAVSVSLSFLADAVVGLVTDDRPYDSRAVWGYSLPLLGGMLLANGVRLTAVVWFGDRLGEPRRRCNPLKLGAALRSAGRATSFRRALMASAVIATLGLPMALFALGSSNPPAYLALTGLGFVLPAILMVTFAAPSDTVDAVTPHALLRSERVAVLLTLCVVAPLIGAGNGMPLWLDDATPRSGWEWTVPAWFGAAAMLVVLSPWGRWLLAKVSLAAFGRVPWSLMEFLRDAHRGGLLQSTGGTYRFRNLRLQQHLAGAPTAPTAATAATAASGATAETAAAAAAQVPRPRPEPSLSDVWRELPPVSRWPGWSVKDTPEAFVMEGRSRRIPLAHWPLLAAFTAMRIVQMMVIGQWDEPGAWLVIAFFPAFGLLINLLAFMLPRTRLELRLNQGGIGSAIGRHRCSYAWSDVHEVRARKIYRRGRDTRHYGLHVRLRPGARGPQSRVFPEHDGWHLILPTHINDALPPDLKEALARFGPSAPQ; this is encoded by the coding sequence ATGGGAGTACGTGACGTACACAACACGGTCGTCAACAGCACCGTGGGGACGCTGATCCAGGCGGGCGTACTCGACCTGCACGTCCATGTCGATCTACCGGCCGGGCCCTCACAGGATCCCGTCGAGCTGGCTGCCGACAGCCTCAGGGGCGCGCTCTTCCGGCAGTGGCGTGCGGAGGCGAGCGCATGGGACATGGCCGCTCCCGAGCGCATCTCCGTCCGGTGGACGCTGAAGTGGGACTGCGCCGACCACGCTAGGAACGTGGGACTCCCGCGCAGCTCGTACGAGGTCCTGCCGAGCAGCATGGCCGACGCGCTGGCCGGTCTGCCGCACCGCCGGATGGTCCTGCTCGGCGGCCCGGGTGCCGGGAAGACGACGGAGGCGGTGCTGCTCGCTCTCGAACTGCTGAGGCGTCCTCGCTCCTCCGGGCCTGGTACCACCGAGCACCGCAGCCTGGTGCCGGTCGTGCTGTCCCTCGAGACCTGGGACACCGAGCGCGAGCACTTCGACGCCTGGCTGATGCGGCGCATCACCGAGGACCACCGAGGCCTGCCCGGCGTCGACGGCCGCCATCCGGCCGCCCGGCTGGTCTCCGAGCGCAGGGTGCTGCCGGTCCTGGACGGCCTGGATGAGCTGCCCGGACACCGCAGGCGCGGGGTTCTCGACCGCCTGCGCTCGGAACTCACGGACGACATGCCGCTCGTCCTCACATCCCGCAGCGACGCCTATCGCGAGCTGTTCGGGCAGGGACGGGTGGTCCCTCGCGCCGCGGTCTTCGAGGCCGAGCCGATTGCGGCGGCCGACGCCGTCGACCATCTGTCGCTGGCCGCTCCGCCTGAGCTCGCGCCGCGCTGGGAACCGGTGTTCGAGGAGATGCTGGAAGTACCGCGCGAACCGGTTGCGGAGGCGCTTTCCAGTCCGCTGATGCTGTGGCTGGCACGCAAGGTCTACGACGATCCGCAATCCGATCCCGCCGAACTGGTCGACGTCGGGCGCTTTCCCACGGCGGCCGCGATCGAGAGTCATCTGCTGGACCGCATCGTGGATGTGACGTTCACACGGCCGCCGGCCTCCCCGGACCGGCTGCACGCCCCGGGGCAGTGGAATCCGTTACGGGCCCGGCGCTGGCTCGGTCATCTCGCCCGGCACCTGGAGGCGTGGCGGATCACGGAGATCGCCTGGTGGCAACTGCACCGTGCCTGGCTTCCACGGCTGCTGGCGCTGCCCGCGCTGTTCGCCGTGAGCGTCTCGCTCTCCTTCCTGGCCGATGCCGTCGTAGGCCTGGTCACCGACGACAGGCCGTACGACTCCCGTGCCGTCTGGGGCTATTCACTTCCGCTCCTGGGCGGGATGCTCCTGGCCAACGGCGTGCGGCTCACGGCAGTCGTGTGGTTCGGTGACCGCCTCGGGGAGCCGCGCCGACGCTGCAACCCCCTCAAGCTCGGCGCCGCACTGCGCTCCGCAGGCAGGGCCACTTCGTTCCGGCGCGCGCTCATGGCCTCGGCCGTCATCGCGACGCTGGGTCTCCCCATGGCGCTGTTCGCCCTCGGTTCGAGCAACCCACCGGCCTATCTGGCACTGACGGGGCTGGGGTTCGTGCTGCCCGCGATCCTCATGGTCACCTTCGCCGCTCCGTCCGACACGGTCGACGCCGTGACCCCTCACGCCCTCCTGCGCAGTGAACGCGTGGCGGTGCTGCTGACCCTGTGCGTCGTGGCGCCCCTGATCGGAGCCGGGAACGGCATGCCGTTGTGGCTGGACGACGCCACCCCACGCAGCGGCTGGGAGTGGACGGTCCCCGCCTGGTTCGGCGCGGCGGCGATGCTCGTGGTGCTCTCACCCTGGGGGCGCTGGCTTCTGGCAAAGGTCTCGCTCGCCGCATTCGGGCGGGTGCCCTGGTCGCTGATGGAGTTCCTGCGGGATGCGCACCGCGGAGGCCTGTTGCAGAGCACCGGCGGGACGTACCGCTTCCGGAACCTGCGTCTGCAGCAGCACCTGGCCGGTGCGCCGACTGCCCCGACTGCCGCAACGGCCGCGACTGCCGCGTCAGGCGCGACGGCAGAGACGGCTGCCGCAGCGGCCGCGCAGGTGCCACGACCGCGCCCCGAGCCGTCGCTGTCCGACGTATGGCGGGAACTGCCTCCGGTGTCCCGGTGGCCGGGCTGGTCGGTGAAGGACACCCCCGAGGCCTTTGTCATGGAGGGCCGCAGCCGCCGCATACCGCTGGCACACTGGCCCCTGCTCGCGGCCTTCACCGCCATGAGGATCGTGCAGATGATGGTCATCGGGCAGTGGGACGAGCCCGGGGCGTGGCTGGTGATCGCGTTCTTCCCCGCCTTCGGCCTGCTCATCAATCTCCTGGCGTTCATGCTGCCCCGCACCAGACTCGAACTCCGGCTGAACCAGGGCGGTATCGGCTCGGCCATCGGACGGCACCGGTGCAGCTACGCCTGGTCCGACGTGCATGAGGTCAGGGCCCGCAAGATCTATCGCCGGGGACGGGACACCCGGCACTACGGACTTCACGTGCGACTGCGGCCCGGCGCCCGGGGCCCGCAGTCACGTGTGTTCCCGGAGCACGACGGCTGGCATCTGATTCTTCCCACGCACATCAACGACGCCCTGCCCCCCGACCTCAAGGAGGCGCTCGCCCGGTTCGGGCCCTCTGCGCCTCAGTGA
- a CDS encoding MFS transporter — protein sequence MTSQQGYRAVFRVREFRFVFAAHVLSLLGGVVSHVALPVLVYEQTASPLMSALTFGLGFMPQALGGALLAPVAERYPGRPVLVGCDLVCALSVAAMTVPGTPSALLLALRAVTAFVQPLFGGVRAAGLAEILVGDTFVLGRSLIRISAQAAQIAGFAATGLLLLVLPPRGALVLTVAGFLASAALLRFGSARRPPAAVERTRGGTRALFAERRIRALLALCWLPPAFIVVPEGLAAPYSTEIGAGSLGVGLLLAAMPVGGVAAELAVGALLKPAVRERLVLPLAGTTLLPFLIFAWQPGLPLALAVLLVAGTGMAYSLGLDRWFFDAVPEELRARAMTVMTAGLMTVQGMGMAAGGVAAEFMPPHLVIVAAGAVGTVCVLLAVVAVRAVRKTADAGEAPGPRAKAGGDGAAGPVPETPMADM from the coding sequence ATGACCTCTCAGCAGGGCTACCGCGCCGTCTTCCGGGTGCGGGAATTCCGGTTCGTGTTCGCCGCCCACGTGCTCTCGTTGCTGGGCGGCGTCGTCTCGCACGTCGCGCTGCCGGTGCTGGTGTACGAGCAGACCGCCTCGCCCCTGATGTCCGCCCTCACCTTCGGCCTGGGGTTCATGCCGCAGGCTCTGGGCGGCGCCCTGCTGGCTCCGGTCGCCGAGAGGTACCCGGGGCGCCCGGTACTGGTCGGCTGCGATCTGGTCTGCGCGCTGAGCGTCGCGGCCATGACGGTGCCGGGGACGCCGTCGGCGCTGCTGCTCGCGCTCCGGGCGGTGACCGCGTTCGTGCAGCCGCTCTTCGGCGGCGTACGCGCGGCCGGGCTGGCCGAGATCCTCGTGGGCGACACCTTCGTGCTGGGACGCTCGCTCATCAGGATCTCCGCGCAGGCCGCGCAGATCGCCGGTTTCGCGGCCACTGGTCTGCTTCTCCTCGTGCTGCCGCCCCGGGGGGCGCTGGTGCTCACGGTCGCCGGGTTCCTCGCGTCCGCGGCGCTGCTGCGCTTCGGCAGCGCCCGGCGTCCTCCGGCGGCGGTGGAGCGCACTCGCGGCGGCACCCGCGCCCTCTTCGCCGAAAGACGCATACGGGCGCTGCTCGCCCTGTGCTGGCTGCCGCCCGCCTTCATCGTCGTACCGGAGGGGCTCGCCGCCCCCTACTCCACCGAGATCGGCGCGGGGTCCCTGGGCGTCGGCCTGCTGCTGGCGGCGATGCCGGTTGGAGGTGTCGCCGCCGAGCTGGCCGTGGGAGCGCTGCTGAAGCCCGCCGTACGGGAGCGGCTCGTGCTGCCGCTCGCCGGCACCACGCTGCTGCCCTTCCTGATCTTCGCGTGGCAGCCGGGGCTGCCGCTCGCACTGGCCGTGCTCCTCGTCGCCGGTACGGGCATGGCGTACTCGCTGGGCCTCGACCGCTGGTTCTTCGACGCCGTCCCCGAGGAGCTGCGAGCGCGTGCCATGACGGTGATGACGGCGGGCCTGATGACGGTGCAGGGCATGGGCATGGCCGCCGGCGGGGTCGCCGCGGAGTTCATGCCGCCGCACCTGGTGATCGTGGCGGCGGGTGCCGTCGGCACCGTGTGCGTGCTGCTCGCCGTGGTCGCGGTGCGCGCGGTACGAAAGACAGCGGACGCGGGGGAGGCGCCGGGCCCGCGCGCGAAGGCCGGCGGGGACGGCGCCGCAGGACCGGTCCCTGAGACACCTATGGCCGACATGTGA
- a CDS encoding DUF3817 domain-containing protein — protein sequence MSILETPTGLAPKSVSALRRLRLVSTPEAISFLLLLGCSVLKRTTDFDAVPVMGMVHGVLFIMYVLFWADAWNRVRWPFGRAALIFVLAVLPTGGFFADKVLRREEEAGVIAARARKEQDSRRVDAEKP from the coding sequence GTGTCGATCCTGGAAACCCCGACCGGCCTGGCGCCGAAGTCGGTCTCCGCTCTGCGCCGCCTGCGTCTGGTCTCGACGCCGGAGGCGATCTCCTTCCTGCTGCTGCTGGGCTGCTCCGTGCTCAAGCGCACCACCGACTTCGATGCCGTGCCCGTGATGGGCATGGTGCACGGAGTGCTCTTCATCATGTACGTGCTGTTCTGGGCCGACGCCTGGAACCGCGTGCGCTGGCCGTTCGGCCGTGCCGCTCTGATCTTCGTCCTGGCCGTGCTGCCCACCGGCGGTTTCTTCGCCGACAAGGTGCTGCGGCGCGAGGAGGAGGCCGGCGTGATCGCCGCCCGCGCCCGCAAGGAGCAGGACTCGCGTCGCGTGGATGCGGAGAAGCCGTGA
- a CDS encoding MTH1187 family thiamine-binding protein, with the protein MIVAFSVTPIGVGEDVGEYVADAVRVVRESGLPNRTDAMFTSLEGDWDECMDVVRRAVAAVEARAGRVSLVLKADIRQGVTDGLNAKVASVEQQLSGGEREPGQG; encoded by the coding sequence GTGATCGTCGCGTTCTCCGTGACGCCGATCGGCGTGGGCGAGGACGTCGGGGAGTATGTCGCCGACGCGGTGCGCGTCGTCCGTGAATCGGGACTGCCGAACCGCACCGACGCCATGTTCACGTCGCTGGAAGGCGATTGGGACGAGTGCATGGACGTCGTGCGCAGGGCGGTCGCGGCCGTCGAGGCGCGGGCCGGCCGGGTCTCGCTCGTGCTCAAGGCCGACATCCGGCAGGGCGTGACGGACGGTCTCAACGCCAAGGTCGCGTCCGTGGAGCAGCAGTTGAGCGGCGGGGAGCGGGAGCCCGGTCAGGGCTGA
- a CDS encoding ArsR/SmtB family transcription factor, giving the protein MPLHLQFGTDDLLRCRFALSPLCETHEAVRTLRRTDRHSYHLPWLRRIHDAVAELDLTPLWLLMPRQAGYTPDFLGPPPTAAAGASAVSFADELARVRAVDPGLAREEIARSLECTPGAAESPRGRAMLADPARAVRELADLTERAWEALLAPDWPRLRDLLEADIAYRARQLAEEGLEGLFADLRPGLTWRDGTLSVRTKSRELMVQELRGRGVMLMPSAFIWPDVVSGFAPPWQPTVIYPARGVGGLWQRPTPDAVKALARLMGANRAAVLGELQEPASTTALASRLGLAPSSVSAHLTALRDAGLLTSRRVHHQVLYERTPLGIALLGGNGSQP; this is encoded by the coding sequence ATGCCACTGCATCTGCAGTTCGGCACCGACGATCTGCTGCGCTGCCGCTTCGCCCTGTCGCCGCTCTGCGAGACCCACGAGGCCGTACGCACGTTGCGCCGCACCGACCGGCACAGTTATCACCTGCCATGGCTGCGCAGGATCCACGACGCCGTCGCGGAGCTCGACCTGACCCCGCTGTGGCTGCTGATGCCACGGCAGGCGGGCTACACACCGGACTTTCTCGGGCCGCCGCCGACCGCGGCAGCCGGCGCCTCGGCCGTCTCCTTCGCCGACGAGCTGGCGCGCGTACGTGCCGTCGACCCCGGCCTGGCACGTGAGGAGATCGCCCGCTCACTGGAGTGCACACCGGGCGCCGCCGAATCACCGCGCGGACGGGCGATGCTCGCCGACCCGGCGCGGGCCGTGCGGGAACTGGCCGATCTCACCGAGCGGGCCTGGGAGGCTCTGCTCGCCCCGGACTGGCCGCGACTGCGGGACCTGCTCGAGGCCGACATCGCCTACCGCGCACGGCAGTTGGCCGAGGAAGGGCTGGAAGGGCTCTTCGCGGATCTGCGTCCCGGTCTGACGTGGCGCGACGGGACGCTGTCGGTGCGCACCAAGTCCCGCGAGCTGATGGTGCAGGAGCTGAGGGGCCGGGGCGTGATGCTGATGCCGAGCGCCTTCATCTGGCCGGACGTCGTCAGCGGCTTCGCCCCGCCCTGGCAGCCCACCGTGATCTATCCCGCACGCGGCGTCGGCGGGCTGTGGCAGCGGCCCACACCCGATGCGGTCAAGGCGCTCGCCCGTCTGATGGGCGCCAACAGGGCCGCCGTACTGGGCGAGTTGCAGGAGCCGGCATCGACGACGGCGCTCGCCTCCCGCCTCGGGCTCGCGCCCTCATCGGTCTCCGCACACCTCACGGCACTGCGCGACGCGGGGCTGCTCACCTCGCGCCGGGTGCATCACCAAGTGCTCTACGAACGCACGCCGTTGGGCATCGCACTGCTCGGCGGCAACGGCTCTCAGCCCTGA
- a CDS encoding AIM24 family protein translates to MPQFRLHSPKVLAVSMTGDAVKAKNGSMVAYDGEMAFKKMSGGGEGLRGMVTRRLTGEQMTVMEVKGHGTCYFADRASDINLVQLNGETLHVEASNLLCTDAGLRTGTSFTGLRGASQGNGLFTTTVEGSGQAALMSDGPAVVLRVAQGMPLQVDPGAYIAHQGNLQQHFQSGVNFRTFMGEGSGESFQIRFEGDGLVYVQPSERNTVGGEV, encoded by the coding sequence GTGCCTCAGTTCCGACTTCACAGTCCGAAGGTGCTCGCCGTCTCGATGACCGGCGACGCCGTGAAAGCGAAGAACGGTTCCATGGTCGCCTACGACGGCGAGATGGCGTTCAAGAAGATGTCAGGCGGCGGCGAGGGCCTGCGCGGAATGGTGACCCGGCGGCTCACCGGCGAGCAGATGACGGTCATGGAGGTGAAGGGGCACGGCACGTGCTACTTCGCGGACCGCGCCAGCGACATCAACCTTGTCCAGCTCAACGGCGAGACCCTGCACGTCGAAGCGAGCAACCTGCTCTGCACCGACGCGGGTCTGCGCACGGGAACCAGCTTCACGGGGCTGCGCGGCGCCTCGCAGGGCAACGGGCTGTTCACGACCACCGTCGAGGGCAGCGGTCAGGCCGCGCTCATGTCCGACGGGCCGGCCGTCGTCCTGAGGGTCGCGCAGGGCATGCCGCTCCAGGTCGACCCGGGCGCCTACATCGCGCACCAGGGCAACCTCCAGCAGCATTTCCAGTCCGGGGTCAACTTCCGCACGTTCATGGGCGAAGGATCGGGCGAGTCGTTCCAGATCAGGTTCGAGGGGGACGGGCTCGTCTACGTGCAGCCCAGCGAGCGCAACACGGTCGGGGGCGAGGTGTGA
- a CDS encoding MarR family winged helix-turn-helix transcriptional regulator, whose protein sequence is MPKPLSLTFDPIARADELWKERWGSVPSMAAITSIMRAHQILLAQVDAVVKPYGLTFARYEALVLLTFSRAGELPMSKIGERLMVHPTSVTNTVDRLQKAGLVAKRPNPDDGRGTLASITDKGREVCDAATRELMAAEFGMGAYDADECGEIFAMLRPLRVAAQDFSEE, encoded by the coding sequence GTGCCGAAGCCGCTCAGTCTGACGTTCGACCCGATCGCCCGCGCCGACGAGCTCTGGAAGGAGCGCTGGGGGTCGGTGCCGTCCATGGCCGCGATCACCTCGATCATGAGAGCGCACCAGATCCTGCTCGCCCAGGTCGACGCGGTGGTCAAGCCTTACGGCCTCACCTTCGCGCGGTACGAGGCGCTCGTGCTGCTCACCTTCTCGCGGGCCGGCGAACTGCCGATGTCGAAGATCGGCGAACGTCTGATGGTGCACCCGACATCGGTCACCAACACCGTCGACCGGCTCCAGAAGGCCGGCCTCGTCGCCAAGCGCCCCAACCCGGACGACGGACGCGGCACCCTCGCCTCCATCACCGACAAGGGCCGCGAGGTCTGCGACGCCGCCACCCGGGAGCTGATGGCGGCGGAGTTCGGGATGGGCGCCTACGACGCGGACGAGTGCGGCGAGATCTTCGCGATGCTCCGTCCGCTGCGGGTGGCGGCCCAGGACTTCTCGGAGGAGTAG